The genomic window GGGTTGTCGCAACCAATTCTTGAGGCAATAGAAACCATGGGATTCATCACCCCTACGCCGATTCAGGAAAAAGTTATTCCCGTACTGCTGATTAATAGTCGTGATATGATCGCCCTTGCCCAGACTGGCACAGGCAAAACCGCTGCTTTTGGATTGCCGCTGATACAATTAATCAACCCCGATCTCGCGCATACGCAGGCATTGGTGCTAGCTCCAACGCGCGAATTATGCATGCAGATAACAAGCGACCTCAAGAGTTATGCTCGGCGCATCCCCGATATTAAAATTGTGGCTGTCTATGGCGGCGCCGGAATCGTTGAGCAGATGCGCACTATTCGCAATGGTGTGCAAATAGTGGTGGCTACACCGGGCCGGCTCATAGATCTCATTGGTCGTAATGCCGTTAATCTGAAAACGATCAGCTTCGTGGTACTCGATGAAGCTGATGAAATGCTGAATATGGGCTTCCAGGAAGATCTCGATGAAATCCTGAAAGCCACACCCGAAGAAAAGATCACCTGGCTCTTTTCGGCTACCATGCCGCCTGAAATCCGGCGCATCTCGAAAAAGTATATGCGCAATCCTTTCGAAGTGCAGATCGGCAGCGCTAATACAGCCAACGAAAACATTGAACATCAGTATTACGTCGTACATAGCCGCGAAAAATATGCCGCGCTTAAGCGTATTGTCGACTTTACACCGGATATCTATGGCATTATCTTCTGCCGCACCAAGGCAGAGACACAACAGATCGCGGAGACACTCATCAAGGATGGTTACAATGCTGATTCATTGCATGGTGACTTGCAGCAGGCACAACGTGATAAAGTGATGCGCGCTTTCAAAAGCCGCACTGTACAATTGCTTGTTGCCACTGATGTCGCCGCAAGGGGCATTGATGTAAATGATGTGTCTCACATCATCAATCTGCATCTGCCGGATGATATGGATTCCTATACGCACCGGAGTGGCAGAACTGCGCGGGCAGGTAAGACCGGAATCTCCATGGTGCTCATTGATGACCGCGATATTTCTAAAATCCGGCAACTGGAGAAAAAGATTCAGTCAAAATTTGAACGCAAAAAAGTTCCTACCGGACTCCAGGTCTGCGAACAGCAATTACTTTCTCTTATCAAACGCGTGCATGGTGTAACGGTCAATGAAAAGGAAATGTCGCCTTTCATGCCATCCGTCATGGAAGAATTTAAAGATCTGAGCAAAGAAGAAGTAATCAAGCGCTTTGCTTCTATTGAATTCAACCGCTTCCTCGATTACTACCGCGGTGCCAGGGATCTGAATATACAGGAGCGGCCAACGTCATACCGTGACCGCAATTTTGACTATGCAGGTTCAGGCCAAAGCGGGCAACGCATGTTCATTAACCTTGGTAAAATGGACGAACTTACGGAAGAGAAACTGCTGTCTATTATCAGGCAGGCTACACAGCTGAAAGGCAAGGAAATAATGAACCTGCGGCTGAAGGGTGCGTACTCCTTCTTCTATCTCGATGATCAATACGTGAACGCCGTAGTGCATGCATTTAAGGGAGCTTCCTACCGTGGCAGGCGAATAAGAGTGGAAGTGCAGAATGAAAACGAAGAACGCCGTGAAAAAAAACCACATCGTAAAGGGTCATCCGGCCATAAACCAAAAGAAAGAAACAGGTATTAAGCTTCAGCTAAAAAAATAACCCAACAGGCAGCTTGCCACGTGTTCCTCCCGATAAAATACCTTCATACTACGATGTTTGCAACATGCAGTTAATGCTGCATGCTGCTTCCAAAATTATAGTAGTTGAAACCAACAACAGCATTGATCTGCCACTGTGGCACAGTTTGCCTGCAGATAAAAATCTGCCCTTCCACTCTTTTAGTGATTTGACTTCTTAAAATCTTTCGAGAAATATTTCCATTATTAAGTCTGTTCGATTCAGGAACACATTAAGCCTGTTGTGCCGGATGCTTTAAAAAAGGGTATTGTTAAACCTGCCATCTGCACCCTTCATTAAATCTGAAATGAAATTCACTCCTTCATTACAAAGGCAGCACGACAGTGTAGTCAAAAAACCAACTGAATTTATCTCCGTGCTTCGCACCATATATTTAAAAATACCGTAATAATTTCTCAAGGATACCGTTATCAAAAAATTTACTGTTGCTTCAGGAAAGTTAACTTAACTTAGTCTGTACAAAGTCCTGATGGTGAGTAATTACGTATGCTACTAGTTCTCTTCCAATTGCAATGAGGGATGTTGCATTTATGATAATCACTAAATAGGAGTATATGAAACACCAATTCAATCATCTGCTCATCAATGAGGTTACAAGCCTTACTGGAAAATGGTGCAAATACTATTTGATCGTTTTATTGATTATTGCTGCAACCCTACCAGGCCTTGCCCAATACAATGTCGTGGATTGGGGTGCTTATTTCAGCGATGATGCTACAGGATGGAATTTTGCTGATGACGAGCTGATCGATGATATTAAAGTGGATAACGGCAATCCAGAAAACATATATGTGGTAGGAAGAACAAGGTCAGCTTCCGGTTCGGCTGCGCCCTGCCAGGGAAATTTACTCAGTTATGGTAAAGGCGATGTGATGTTGGCTAAATACAACCGTTGCGGCGAGTTGTTATGGTCAAGATACCTTGGCAATAAGAAGAAGACTGATTATGCTTATTCAATTGCCCTCGACTACGACGACTTCGGGAATACATTTATTTATGTGGCAGGTGAGATGAAAACGAGTGGAACGGGCCCCGAAGCCATTGTTTGTGATGATGGCAATATACCCTTCCGTTCGTTGCCTGCCGGAACATGGGACGGCTTCATAGCAAAATATAACCAGAAAGGTGAATATCAGCGATGGACTTATTTCGGAGGCAGTGATGCTGCAGGTGAGAAAGTAGATCAGATTTTAGGAATCGCCGTTAATAATCATGAAGTATTTGTGGTTGGCTATACTGAAAGTCCTGATCTGCATAAAAATGCACTGTTCGCCGACGATACATCCTTTGAAGGCGCGGGCGATGGATTTCTCGCAGGTTTTTCCGCCGATCTTCATTCGCTCGAATATTTCACCTATATCGGTGGAAGCGGCAAAGACCGTTGCCATGGTATCACCATCTACCAGCCTCCCGGTGTTGCCATGCCTGATATATTTGTAGATGGCACAACGCCAAGCTCAAACGGTATTGCAGCCGGAACCGGATTCGACATAACACTTGGTGGTGACCTCGATGGGTTTGTCGGCAAATGGCAGGACATTGACAATGACGGAAAATTTACGAAGACCTGGGCCACCTATATCGGTGGAGGCGGCATTGAACGTGCGCGGGATATGGACGTGGATAATAATGGAAATATCCTGCTTGTCGGACAAACTAACAGCACCAGCCTCTCATGGGCGAAGGGTTACGATTCAATACGCAATGGTCAGTTCGATGCATTTGTAATCAAACTTCCGAATGCAGGAGGCGACCCTGTCTGGGGAACTTATCTGGGTGGATATGCTGATGAAGAAACAGTTGGCCTTGCCTGGAGAAAAGGTGCGAACGAAAATCATGTTATTGTCGGAGGAATTACTTACAGCTCACAGAAAGAAACCTGTCTCCCCGTACCGAATCCGGATAACTTTACGGTCTTTCCGCTGAAGGATCCATTATTAAAATACATCAATGGTAAACCCGGAGCCGGCTATTGCCCCGGAACTGTGGGTGATGCTTTTATTGCAGAATTGACGGACAAGGCAGTTGGCCAGTCATTGGTTTTTTCCACTTTTATTGGCGGTTCAGGCAATGAAGTGAATGGAGAAAATCAACTGAGTTATAATCCTTCCTTTGCACTTTCCAAATATGGAGAGCTATATATAGCATTCAATTCACGAAGTATTGATATTGCTCCGTTGCTGGGACCTTCAATACATAAGCTATATGGAAGTTACCATGGTGGCATTGATGGTGTTGTGGCAAGGCTTATTGACAGCAATGCATTTCACTATCATTGCACGTCTTTCCGGGAAATTGATTATCCGGCCGGAAGCCAAACCGGAAATACCAACGATGTTGTAAAAGTATATCCCAATCCATCTCAAAATATTTTTAATGTTGAATACATTGCAGAAAGCGGCTCAGAGGCACGTCTGGCTGTTGTAAATCAGGTTGGGAAAATCGTAATCACAAAATCAATTATGCTTCAGCCTGGCTTCAATTCAATTGCCATCGACCTGACCGGCCTTATGAATGGCATCTATATCCTGCAGGTCTGCCTTCCTGAAAAGACACTGCAGGTAAAACTATTAAAGCAATAGTTTAACAGGCAAACAGATTACCTGATCTCCATTTGCTTCCTGTAAGTGAAACAGGCACTCCTGATGCTCAACATGTAGATACCGGCCGGCAATCGTTCAATATTAAATTGCAACTGATTCATACCGGGCTGAGCACTGACCTTTTCCACTAGCCGCATCATACCAAGCATATCGCTTAACAACAACGTTACCTGATCAGCTTGCGGCATTCCAAACTCAACATTCAATGTACTGTTTGCAGGATTAGGATAAATAGAAACGGTATTAAACTGGCCGGATCCAAAGGCCACATGGGTTGCAAGCGTGTTGAAGGAATCAATCGCGGAATAATTGGATGAGTCTTGAACGGATGTACAGATAGATTGAACTCTATAGGCGTATGTAGAATCGGGCTGCAGGTTGGCGAGTGAAACACTATTGCTTACTACAGGGATGGATATCCAGCTGGCTGATGATGCAAGCTTGTATTGAAATACGTACGAAGAATTGAAGTTTGGTGCATTCCACGTCAACACGGCAGAGTCGGCACTGATATAATCCAGCTGAATCATCGAATCAACCACTGGTGCGCATCGGTTCCAGTCGAATTTATGCGCCCGGTAAACAATATAATATTCACTGTTAAAATTAAATTCCCATACAATATTCCCGGCTGAATCTACTTCCGAAAATCTCGGCACCTGCGGAATATTGGATGACAGCAATCCCCAGTTAATAAAGGTGTTACCATTTGATAACCGCTGAACGCTTCCCATTGCCGGACCAAAAACATTGGCCGTACCAACCATCGGATGTTTATACTTCCAAACCATGGTCGCCACTTTATTAACCTGGTCAAGCTGATACTCCTTTGCACTCGACACATTCGGCGTAACATTATTGCCATTGTTGAACAGTGTATAATTTCCGTTGGGTAAACGCCTGAAATCATGCTGACCGCTGAAATGACTTGGATCAGGGTCGTTAACAAAAGTAAACTGATTGTTATCACCACCCATTCTCCACATCATATCACCGGTTGAAAAATCAATCTTCGTAATCTCGCATAAATGACGCGATGATAAGAGCAGGTTGCCATCAGTATCCAGTTCCATAGAATTGGCATGAATCCAGTCAAAAACAGGATTACCCTGTGCAATATCATCGTAAGCCCAGGCGATTGCATCCGCATACACCATGTGATCCCATGTTCTCCACTCAAAGATCACATTCTGATCTGCATCCAGTTGCTGAACAACACATCCTATCACATCCACCGTATCGAGACCGCCTAAATAAGACAGATCAAGATTCGGATGCGTATCATAACACATCAACAGGCTTTTTCCGTCGGGATAAACCTGGAACTCATGTTCATCGGCCCGATAGCCATTACCCATGAAATATTGCTTCACCACATTGTAGGATGAATCCATCATATCGAAACAACTGTCAACGTAATCATAATAGGTGAGATAACCATTTTTATTAATGGTAAAGCCAATTCCGCGTTCACCATCAAAAGTGCTGTATATCGAATCGCCTGTATTGCTTATGATGGATTTGCCAAAGCAACCGTCACCACCACGGAAGTTGTAATAAAAAACATCTTGTTTCAATTCATTTCCGGTTGCAGTAATGGTATAAGCTGGCATCGAACACAAATCTCTTACACCCCCGTTTATTACACTGCCATCAATGCCTGCATCATTCCATTCCAGCTTTCTGGCATAATCCCTGGCGCTCCGGATACTTGCCCGGTCTGCAGGTGAATAAAAAGGATGAATATCAAAGTGAAAATCTGTTCCGGTTATAACCGAACCATTAAGTTTACGAAAACCATCAGCTACCTGCACTTCTACCCTCTCTCCTTCCACAAATTTTTCCAATGGATAGATCAGTATGGTTCTGCCGTCTGATGACAATATAATTCGGCAGGAATGCTCTCCGCTCAATGAACCGGTGACTGTCAGCAGTGAAGGGTGTAAGGATTCCCTTTCAATCAACTCTCCATTCTTTAAAATAATATTTGTTTCCGGGTTATGGTATGTGCTGCCCGGAACCGGTGATATATACTGAAACTGCGCGACAGCATTTGTTGCAAAGCTGATCAATATGAGTGATGAAAAAACAAACGTATCAAATTGCATGCAGGAGCTTTTAAGGTTTCATTGAAGTCACAAATTAAAGCAATTGCAGCCAATTGAAGACTAGCAGCATAGCCCACAGGCATGCTACAAGCGATTATGACTTGTCACATCGGTATCCTGATATTTTGGAGATATTGTTTGCTTAAAACATTGCTGCAGCACCGGTCAGTTAAGATGCCATGAAACCAGTTGTTTAGCTACTCAGAAAATCTTACCAAAACAAAAGCAGCATGGAAGGCAAAAAAAAACTCCCGGTTAAGGGAGTCCTATTTTTGAAGAAAGAGAAAATCTACCACTTGAGATCATCTTCATCTGCATGCTCAGTTGACGCAGCAGGAGGTGGCTGCATAGAAGCAGGAGGTTCCGGGATTATTTCTGCAGCAGGTTCATCGCTGTCCTTAGCTGTAGCGGCAGCCACCGGAGTAATATCCCTGTATTCACCCTCACCTTCATTGTCTAACCGGTTGGCATCACGGTTTTTTTCATACTCTGCCTGACGCTTGGCAAACTCGTCGAAATCATAGTGAGGCATCAACTCAGTTTTTACATGGTCGATGGTTTCAGTCAGTGATTCCAGGAACTTATTGAAATCCTCCTTGTAGAGAAATATTTTAAAACGCTCATAACTATCATCCTGGCGCTTCTTACTTTCAGTAATAGTCAGAAAATAGTCATTCGCTTTCGTTGATTTCACATCAAAGAAATAGGTCCTTCTTTTTCCGGCTCTCAGCTTTTTTGAGTAAACAGAATCCGATTTGAAATTCCCTTTTTTTTCCTCCACAGTATATACGTTTTGTTTCTAATCTTCGCAAATATATTGTTTTCCGTTTCTAAATTCAAAATCTTTTAAGGAATAACAAATCCGCAATTGCAGCTATTGCAAAAGGTGTGGCAAAAGATAAACAGCGGGAATGCGACCCGGTCACTCAACCCTGTCAGGGTCTCAGGCAGGTGCTGTCTTCGATACCCTGCTCTCTTCCAGTTGCTGTCTTTCAAACAGCTCATAGTAGATACCTTTTCGTTCCATCAACGTTGTGTGATTACCTTCTTCTGCTATCGTACCATCATCCAGCACGATAATTTTATCAAAATTAAAGAGCGAAAAAATACGGTGGGTGATAATTATGGTGGTGCGGTTTCGGAGATACTTATCCAGGTACCCCAGTATTTCTCTTTCGGTCTGTGCATCCACCGCTGAAAGGCAATCGTCGAATACAACAATACCAGTATCCTTTATCAATGCCCTGGCGATGGAGATGCGCTGTTTTTGTCCGCCGGAAAGCGTGACACCGCGTTCACCTACAATGGTCTCATACTGCTCCGGCAGCTGCAGAATATCGTTATGTACTGCCGCATTCATGGCGGCAGCCACCACCTTATCACGTTCAATCGCTTCGGATTCGAGGCCAAAGCCAATGTTGTTTATTACAGAATCGGAAAACAGGAATACATCCTGTGCAACATAACCGATCTGGCGGCGAAGTGCATACAGGTTCAGCGATCTTAATTCCTGACCATCCAATAAGACAGATCCCGAATCCGGATCATACAATCTTACAAGCAACTGACCTAATGTGGATTTACCTGAACCAGTGCGACCGATCACTGCAATCCGCTGTCCTCTCTCTGCGACAAAGGAGATTCCCTTTAATGCTTTAATGCCCGTAACAGGATAAGTAAATGACACTTGCCTGAATTCCACACTACCACCAATCGGAGCATCTGCTATTGCAGGAGATTTAATGGCGGGAACAACACTCATAAATTCATCAATCCGTTTCTGTGAAGCGGCAGCGCGTTGCACAAGCGCCATTACCCAGCCTACTGAAGCAATCGGCCAGGTCAGCATATTGATGTATATAACAAACTCGGCAATGTTACCGGACGTTATCTTACCCTGAATAACCTGTGTTCCACCAATAAATATCGTCAGTACCGTGCTGAGGCCCACCAGTAAAAATATGATGGGAAAGTAAATAGCTTCGATACGGGCAAGCGCCAGGTTATTTGTTTTATAGTGCTCGCATTCTGCATTAAAGTACCGGCTCATGAACTTCTCCTGCACATACGATTTGATTACCCGGATACCTGAAAAGGATTCTTGTGAAATGGTGGTTAAGAAAGAAAGCTGCCGCTGAATTGCTTCACTCTTGCGCTGTATCATTCCATTGACGTAAAAGATGGAATAACCCAGCAGCGGCAATGGTGCAACAGTAAATAAGGTGAGTTCAAGGTTAACCCGCACCATGGTGTAAATGACCATTACAAATAACACGAGCAGGTTAATTGTATACATGATGGCCGGACCGGTATACATTCTCACCCTGGATACATCTTCCGTAATGCGTGACATGAGGTCACCGGTATTGTTACGTTTATAAAAATCAAGGTGAAGCTGCTGGTAATGCGCATAAATTTCATTCTTCTGATCGTATTCAATCAGCCTTGACATAACGATAATAGTCTGCCGCATAAAAAACAGGAATATCCCGCGCAATATGGCAAGCACAACCACTACCATTCCAAAAAACAGAATCGACATACCGAACACCTTCATAAAATCGCGATACAAACCCGAACCGGTATAGAAATGGTGATAGGCAATCTGGCTGGTAATCATATCCACAGCATGACGCACTGCCTGCGGAGCATACACACCGAAGAGATTGGAACAGGCTATAAAAACAATACCCATTACCAGCCTTATACGGTATTTGTATAAATATTTGTTAAGTGTACGTAAGTTATTCATTGCAGTATTACTACCGGATATTGAATTTTCTCCTCACAAAAATAAAACTACCTTTGAGGCCTCAGAAGTACTTGTCAAAAGTGCAATTCAATCTTCCGTAAATGTAATGGTATTGAATTCAATAAATGGAACACTGTTTTTAATCAACTTTTCCCAGACTCAATCCAAAAAATATATTTGATGGCTGCTGCTACCAACACTTCCGCAGAAATTTCCGCACCGTTTTCTGTATTCGACAAAATGGCTTCAATGGATCATGAACAGGTAGTCTTCTGCCATGATAAAGCATCCGGACTGAGATCAATTATCGCAGTTCATAATACTGTGTTGGGGCCTGCATTGGGTGGCACACGGTTCTGGAACTATGCAAATGATATTGATGCTATAACCGACGCCTTGCGCCTGTCGCGCGGCATGACCTATAAAGCTGCTATTACCGGTCTCCATCTTGGCGGTGGTAAAGCCGTGATTATTGGTGATAGCAGGAAAGAGAAATCCGAAGCACTCTTCCGGCGCTATGGCAAGTTTGTCGAGGGGCTTGGTGGAAAATACATCACCGCAGAGGATGTGGGCACCTCTAAAGAAGATATGGAATGGATATCGCGTGAAACGAAGTATGTAACCGGATTGCCCGAATATCTTGGAGGAAGCGGCGACCCGTCGCCATTCACGGCTTTAGGTGTGTATATGGGCATGAAAGCTGCTGCGAAAAAGGTTTATGGCAATGACTTACTCCACGGAAAGAAAGTGATTGTGCAGGGAATTGGCCATGTCGGCGAACATCTTGTCAATCACCTGGAGCAGGAAGGTGCGGTAATATCCGTAACTGATATCTATGCCGACAGGTTAGCCGCCATCAGTAAAAAGCATAAGGTTACAGTGGTGAAACCTGAAGAGGTATATGAACTGGATGCAGACATTTATGCACCTTGTGCACTTGGTGCCACAGTGAATGATGATACCATACATAAACTGAAATGTTCCATCATTGCCGGCGGTGCCAACAATCAGCTGGCGGTGGAGGAAAAGCATGGCCAGGTACTGATTGACAGGGGTATATTATATGCACCTGATTTTGTAATTAATGCCGGCGGCCTGATAAATGTAGGAATGGAGCTTGAAACGTATAACCGCGAACGGGTAAAAACAGAAACTGAAAAAATTTATCAGCGCACGCTGGACATTTTTAATTACGCCCAAAACAAAAAGATTCCCACCTATAAAGCCGCAAATGAAATTGCGGAAGAACGTATCAACAGTATAGCACACCTGAATGCAAGAAGATAAAATTATTCCACCCGGTTTTTCTCCTGTTGTGCCTGGCTGTTAATAAAAACGGTGTCATGAGAAAAACAACTGTTGATCATGCGCTGCTTGTCATGCCGGTAGCCATACTCAGTCAATAACATTTTGTAATTATCAGATATTACTATGCTTTCAAGAAGAAATGTGCGTATTAAAGTGATGCAGGTTATTTATGCGCATGCGCACGATAGCGGGAAAACAGCAGAACGTCTGGAAAAGACGATGCTTGAAAATATCAATAGTTTTTACCGCGCTTTTCTATACAACCTCTACCTGCTTTCCAAAACCACTGAGTATGTTTTGAAAGATGCGGAAATCCGGGCAGGTAAACATATTCCTTCCGATGAAGATCATTTCCTGTCTGTTCAGTTGTTTCACAATTTCATCATTCAGCATCTTGTAGTAACAGAAGATTTATACAAAGAAATTCGGCGTGAAAAGCTGGATAACCGCATAGATGAAGATTATTTCAGGCAATTTTTTCATCTGCTTAAGAAGACTCCGGAATATCACACCTATTCCCACCTGGAAAATCCTCTATTGCCTGATGACAGGAATATCATCTCATTTCTCTATAAGAAAATACTGTATCCCGCTGAAATATTTCAACAACACGTGGAAGATGTCTTTCCGGGCTGGCTCGATGATAA from Chitinophagales bacterium includes these protein-coding regions:
- a CDS encoding DEAD/DEAH box helicase, which gives rise to MQSFSDLGLSQPILEAIETMGFITPTPIQEKVIPVLLINSRDMIALAQTGTGKTAAFGLPLIQLINPDLAHTQALVLAPTRELCMQITSDLKSYARRIPDIKIVAVYGGAGIVEQMRTIRNGVQIVVATPGRLIDLIGRNAVNLKTISFVVLDEADEMLNMGFQEDLDEILKATPEEKITWLFSATMPPEIRRISKKYMRNPFEVQIGSANTANENIEHQYYVVHSREKYAALKRIVDFTPDIYGIIFCRTKAETQQIAETLIKDGYNADSLHGDLQQAQRDKVMRAFKSRTVQLLVATDVAARGIDVNDVSHIINLHLPDDMDSYTHRSGRTARAGKTGISMVLIDDRDISKIRQLEKKIQSKFERKKVPTGLQVCEQQLLSLIKRVHGVTVNEKEMSPFMPSVMEEFKDLSKEEVIKRFASIEFNRFLDYYRGARDLNIQERPTSYRDRNFDYAGSGQSGQRMFINLGKMDELTEEKLLSIIRQATQLKGKEIMNLRLKGAYSFFYLDDQYVNAVVHAFKGASYRGRRIRVEVQNENEERREKKPHRKGSSGHKPKERNRY
- a CDS encoding SBBP repeat-containing protein, whose amino-acid sequence is MKHQFNHLLINEVTSLTGKWCKYYLIVLLIIAATLPGLAQYNVVDWGAYFSDDATGWNFADDELIDDIKVDNGNPENIYVVGRTRSASGSAAPCQGNLLSYGKGDVMLAKYNRCGELLWSRYLGNKKKTDYAYSIALDYDDFGNTFIYVAGEMKTSGTGPEAIVCDDGNIPFRSLPAGTWDGFIAKYNQKGEYQRWTYFGGSDAAGEKVDQILGIAVNNHEVFVVGYTESPDLHKNALFADDTSFEGAGDGFLAGFSADLHSLEYFTYIGGSGKDRCHGITIYQPPGVAMPDIFVDGTTPSSNGIAAGTGFDITLGGDLDGFVGKWQDIDNDGKFTKTWATYIGGGGIERARDMDVDNNGNILLVGQTNSTSLSWAKGYDSIRNGQFDAFVIKLPNAGGDPVWGTYLGGYADEETVGLAWRKGANENHVIVGGITYSSQKETCLPVPNPDNFTVFPLKDPLLKYINGKPGAGYCPGTVGDAFIAELTDKAVGQSLVFSTFIGGSGNEVNGENQLSYNPSFALSKYGELYIAFNSRSIDIAPLLGPSIHKLYGSYHGGIDGVVARLIDSNAFHYHCTSFREIDYPAGSQTGNTNDVVKVYPNPSQNIFNVEYIAESGSEARLAVVNQVGKIVITKSIMLQPGFNSIAIDLTGLMNGIYILQVCLPEKTLQVKLLKQ
- a CDS encoding aryl-sulfate sulfotransferase; amino-acid sequence: MQFDTFVFSSLILISFATNAVAQFQYISPVPGSTYHNPETNIILKNGELIERESLHPSLLTVTGSLSGEHSCRIILSSDGRTILIYPLEKFVEGERVEVQVADGFRKLNGSVITGTDFHFDIHPFYSPADRASIRSARDYARKLEWNDAGIDGSVINGGVRDLCSMPAYTITATGNELKQDVFYYNFRGGDGCFGKSIISNTGDSIYSTFDGERGIGFTINKNGYLTYYDYVDSCFDMMDSSYNVVKQYFMGNGYRADEHEFQVYPDGKSLLMCYDTHPNLDLSYLGGLDTVDVIGCVVQQLDADQNVIFEWRTWDHMVYADAIAWAYDDIAQGNPVFDWIHANSMELDTDGNLLLSSRHLCEITKIDFSTGDMMWRMGGDNNQFTFVNDPDPSHFSGQHDFRRLPNGNYTLFNNGNNVTPNVSSAKEYQLDQVNKVATMVWKYKHPMVGTANVFGPAMGSVQRLSNGNTFINWGLLSSNIPQVPRFSEVDSAGNIVWEFNFNSEYYIVYRAHKFDWNRCAPVVDSMIQLDYISADSAVLTWNAPNFNSSYVFQYKLASSASWISIPVVSNSVSLANLQPDSTYAYRVQSICTSVQDSSNYSAIDSFNTLATHVAFGSGQFNTVSIYPNPANSTLNVEFGMPQADQVTLLLSDMLGMMRLVEKVSAQPGMNQLQFNIERLPAGIYMLSIRSACFTYRKQMEIR
- a CDS encoding PUR family DNA/RNA-binding protein gives rise to the protein MEEKKGNFKSDSVYSKKLRAGKRRTYFFDVKSTKANDYFLTITESKKRQDDSYERFKIFLYKEDFNKFLESLTETIDHVKTELMPHYDFDEFAKRQAEYEKNRDANRLDNEGEGEYRDITPVAAATAKDSDEPAAEIIPEPPASMQPPPAASTEHADEDDLKW
- a CDS encoding ABC transporter ATP-binding protein/permease, yielding MNNLRTLNKYLYKYRIRLVMGIVFIACSNLFGVYAPQAVRHAVDMITSQIAYHHFYTGSGLYRDFMKVFGMSILFFGMVVVVLAILRGIFLFFMRQTIIVMSRLIEYDQKNEIYAHYQQLHLDFYKRNNTGDLMSRITEDVSRVRMYTGPAIMYTINLLVLFVMVIYTMVRVNLELTLFTVAPLPLLGYSIFYVNGMIQRKSEAIQRQLSFLTTISQESFSGIRVIKSYVQEKFMSRYFNAECEHYKTNNLALARIEAIYFPIIFLLVGLSTVLTIFIGGTQVIQGKITSGNIAEFVIYINMLTWPIASVGWVMALVQRAAASQKRIDEFMSVVPAIKSPAIADAPIGGSVEFRQVSFTYPVTGIKALKGISFVAERGQRIAVIGRTGSGKSTLGQLLVRLYDPDSGSVLLDGQELRSLNLYALRRQIGYVAQDVFLFSDSVINNIGFGLESEAIERDKVVAAAMNAAVHNDILQLPEQYETIVGERGVTLSGGQKQRISIARALIKDTGIVVFDDCLSAVDAQTEREILGYLDKYLRNRTTIIITHRIFSLFNFDKIIVLDDGTIAEEGNHTTLMERKGIYYELFERQQLEESRVSKTAPA
- a CDS encoding leucine dehydrogenase, yielding MAAATNTSAEISAPFSVFDKMASMDHEQVVFCHDKASGLRSIIAVHNTVLGPALGGTRFWNYANDIDAITDALRLSRGMTYKAAITGLHLGGGKAVIIGDSRKEKSEALFRRYGKFVEGLGGKYITAEDVGTSKEDMEWISRETKYVTGLPEYLGGSGDPSPFTALGVYMGMKAAAKKVYGNDLLHGKKVIVQGIGHVGEHLVNHLEQEGAVISVTDIYADRLAAISKKHKVTVVKPEEVYELDADIYAPCALGATVNDDTIHKLKCSIIAGGANNQLAVEEKHGQVLIDRGILYAPDFVINAGGLINVGMELETYNRERVKTETEKIYQRTLDIFNYAQNKKIPTYKAANEIAEERINSIAHLNARR
- the nusB gene encoding transcription antitermination factor NusB encodes the protein MLSRRNVRIKVMQVIYAHAHDSGKTAERLEKTMLENINSFYRAFLYNLYLLSKTTEYVLKDAEIRAGKHIPSDEDHFLSVQLFHNFIIQHLVVTEDLYKEIRREKLDNRIDEDYFRQFFHLLKKTPEYHTYSHLENPLLPDDRNIISFLYKKILYPAEIFQQHVEDVFPGWLDDKDAIYHSVMNTIEALSPGQKSFIISHSKETKEEKQFALDLLRYTLHHETELDELIAPFLENWDKERLAMMDFILMKMTVSEMLYCPEIPVKVSINEYIELAKLYSTPKSGEFINGILDAIMKQLKNDGKIVKSGRGVKDD